In Columba livia isolate bColLiv1 breed racing homer chromosome 35, bColLiv1.pat.W.v2, whole genome shotgun sequence, the genomic window CAAGTGGCCCCCCATGCTGAGGTACCCAAACACCCCCCACACTTTGGGGTCCACCAACAGACCCCCCATTTTGGGGGTTCAATGAAGAGCCATCCCCATCTTGGCCCCATTGAAGGTACCTCCAAAAAAGCCCCAACTTTGGGGTTCCCCACAAAAACCCCTAACTTTTTGGGGTCTCCCTCacctttggggtccccccccgccccagggGGGCCCCCACAAACCTACCTTGCCCACGATTGGCCGCCGACAACCCCCACAAACCCCCTTGTCCTGCGTGGGGACTCCCCGATTGGCCAGGTCCTGCTCCAATGTCACCAGAAGCTCCTCAAGGTTCCCCCCGCTGGGACCCCCCATTTttggggggggctgggggggaaatGACCCCAAAAGAAACTTATGGGGGGGAGGGGTCATGTGGGGGGggaaacaccccaaaaccccctgggACTTACGGGGGGGTGAAGGTTGAAGTCGGCGAGTGAGGCCATCAAACGGTCCAGCTCCTGCATGGCCGATGAGGGGGGCGCCCCCAAATTTCTACGGGGCATGGGGGGAGTTTTGGGGTGAAAATGGCGGGTTTGGGGGGGTCGGGGGGTGGGGAGGTACTCACTGCGCCCCAGATTTGGGGGGAGGTGGAAGCTCTGGGGTCTTCGTGGGGGAGACGTGGGGCTCGAGTTCAGCTGGAGGGGGATTTGGGGCGATTTAGGGGGTGATtttgaagggtttgggggtgatTTGGGGGGATTTCAGGTCTGATTTGGGGGTGATCTGGGAGTTTTTGGGGTGCCGGTACCTGCGGGTCCCCCCTGGGTGCCGTCCAGGTCCTGCAGGAGGCGCTCGAGCTGCCCCAGGGTGGGCGGGgcccggggggggcggggcctccACACCGAGCTGGGGGAGGAGACACGGCCCCGTGGCCCCAATGGCCCCGTggccccattgtccccatatccccattgtccccaaggtccccattgtccccattaccccattgaccccattatCCCCAAtttccccattgtcccccaatgtccccatgttccccccCAGACCTGTAAAGCTGCTCCGTGTCCCCCCCCGGCACCTGGGGACAGAAACATTGGGGGTTAAATGGGGACATGAGACATCGTcaccccccagtgcccccaatgtccccagtgcccccaatgtccccggtgtcccccagtgctcccagtgtccccggtgcccccaatgtccccggtgcccccccagtgctcccagtgtccccaatgtccccaatgtcccccagtgctcccggtgtccccccagtgctcccgGTGTCCCTAgtgtccccaatatccccagtgctcccagtgtccccagtgcccccaatgtccctagtgcccccaatgtccccagtgcccccaatgtcccccagtgcccccagtgctcccGGTGTCCCCAGTGCTCCCGGTGCCCCTAgtgtccccaatatccccagtgctcccagtgtccccagtgcccccagtgtcccccagtgctCCCGGTGTCCCTAGTgtccccagtatccccagtgcTCCCGGTGTCCCCggtgcccccaatgtccccaatgctcccagtgtccccaatgctcccagtgtccccaatgtccccaatgctcccaagtgtccccaatgctcccagtgtcccccaatgctcccagtgtccccatcgcTCACATGACCGTAGGGGAGTGGTGGTCGGGGTGGGGGGATGTCCCCgccgggggggggaggggggacacgCCAGCCGTGACGTCATCTCCAGGTCAGCCAATAGGGCGTCTGGGGAGGGGgtgtgaggggacccaggagttcaggagggacccaggcgtccaggtcctcccccccaccccgcccaggaccgacggacggacagacggacgcaGTCCTTACCCAGGTCCTCCATGGCTGGGATGGGGTGTGGCCCCCCCGGGTGACGTCACTGCACGCGGGCCCCTTGGTGGCCTTGTATGGAAGCAGCCAGACGCCTGGATcccccccccggacgcctgggtcccaaCCCGGGAACCGGCCGCATGCAGGATACGGGGAGGggcccgaactcctgggtccctcccgaactcctgggtccctcccgaactcctgggtcccccccccatGAACTCCGGGACTCCGAGGGCTGGAAACCCCAAAACTGGGGCTGGAAATCCCCCCAAAATGGGGCTGGAAACCCCCCAGGTGTGTGGCGCAGGGGGTGGGAACCCCAGGAAGAGGCAGCGACTCTGCTCAGCCCCCCAATTTATTGCTCAGaactcctccctcccccccccccaaaaaaatgggGGTCAGGCCTGGACAAAGCATTccaggacacctgggtcccccccggacACCTGAGtcccctcccggatgcctgggtcctccCAGGATTCAGGGTCCCCCCAAGTGTCGGGGTCCTCGGGGAGCTGGGCCTGGCGCCAGGTGGCAGGGTCCCCCCGGCCGCCTGGGTCCTCCCGGCCGCCACGGTCCCCTGTAGTTTCAGGGtgctcccggatgcctgggtcccctgtggggtggggttttccccggacacctgggtcctcATTGGCTTTGGGGTGCTCCAGGAggcctgggtccccccggatgcctgggtcccctgtaGTATTGGGGtgctcccggacgcctgggtccccctggacgcctgggtccgcaGTGATCCTGGGATCCCCTGTAGTATTGTGGTCCTCCTGGATGCCTGGGttcccccggacgcctgggtcctcagTGGTCCTGGGCTGCTCTGTGATTTCAGGGttcccccggacgcctgggtccccccggacgcctgggtcctctgcAGTATTGCTgttctcccggacgcctgggtcccgcGTGGTTCCAGggctctcccggacgcctgggtcccctgtaGTATTGCTgttctcccggacgcctgggtcccgcGTGGTTCCAGggctctcccggacgcctgggtcccctgtaGTATTGCTgttctcccggacgcctgggtcccgcGTGGTTCCAGggctctcccggacgcctgggtcccccattgttggggtgtccccccagtctccaggCTCCTCCCAGCTGTCGGGGTCCCCCCAGATGTCGGGGTCCCCCCcgtcctcctcttcctcctcttcctcgcgGGGGTCGGGGGGGGTCTGGCTGAAATAGGCCTCCCGGGTGACCCCCAGAATCCAGCGCTCGTATTGGGGGGCGGCTGTGAACTTGGGGGGGCCCTgggccccgcagccccccccGCCGGCCACCCCCAGCAGGAACCAGACCCCCCGCTCCAGGCAGAACAGGGGGGACCCCGGCGGCGCCTGCGGGGACACCCCAAAGTCAGGGGCATGGcagggggggacaccccaaaagtGGGGATGGAGTGTCCTGGGGTCACCCCCCCCCAAAGGGAGACACCCCGAGGGACCCCAAAACATCCCAAAAGGGACCCCAAAAAGGGACATGAGGACACCAAGGGACCCCAAAAAGGACCCCAACCCACCCAAAAGGGACCCCAgaatgggacatggggactcCAACacgggaccccaaaacccccctaAAAGGGATCTGGGGACCCCAGAAGGGACGTTTGTGACCCCCCAAAGGACCCaaaagggacatggggaccccaacccccccccccaaagggacatggggaccccgGGAGGCCATTTGGGCACCTGGCAGGCGCTGTCGCTTTCGGGGCCGGCGACACAGACGGTGTCAGGGTGGGTCGTGGCCCCCTCGGTGTCCCCAGCGTCCCCGCAGGACTTGGCCATTGTCACCTCCACGCTGAGCAGCTGCTCGGGGACCCACGGgcctgggggacacaggggacatggggacgggggacatggggatcaTGGGGGGACAACACGGGGATCATGGGGGGACAAAGGGATGTGGGGATcatggggatttggggggacaggggacatggggatgtgggaggacacggggatggggggacaatggggatcatggggatgtggggggacacagggacaggggacatggggatttggggggacacggggacaggggaacatggggatggggggacaaaGGGAtgtggggatatggggggacacggggacacagggacatggggatcatggggatttggggggacacggggacaggggacatggggatgtggggggacacagggacatgggatcatggggatttggggggacacggggacaggggacatggggatgtggggggacacagggacatggggatcatggggatttggggggacacagggacatggggatcatggggatgtggggggacatggggggacatttggggacatggcgggggacatggggatgtcaCCGGGCGGGGACACAAGAGATGGCAAcagcagggatggaggtgacacTGAAACTGGCGACACCAAGGTTGGGGACATCAGGGCCAAGAGTGACACCAGGGTTGGAGACAACAAGGATGGAGGTGACACCAGAAATGGGGACGCCAGGGAcgatggggacaccagggacgatggggacaccagggacgaTGGGGACGATGGGGCTGCCCCCGGTGCCACTCACCCCGCGTCCCCAGGAGGGTCCAGCAGCGCGTCCCCGGGGGCGGGCGGTGGTCCCCGTAGGGCAGGCAGAGCGGGCGCAGGCTCCTCCCGAGCTGCAGGGGGCGCTGCAGCCGCAGCAGCGCCAAGTCGTGGCCCTGCCCGGCACCCACGAAGGCGCCGTGGAGCTGCAGCCGCGACCCCGCGCGGGCGGCGCCACCCGCGGCCACCACCTGCCAGCCCTGCGGGTCCTGAGCCCTGCGGGAACCGGGACGCCGGGGTCCCTCctgaacgcctgggtccctcccggacgcctgggtcccctcctgaactcccgggtccctcccggacaactgggtcccctcctgaactcccgggtccctcccggacaactgggtcccctcctgaactcctgggtccctcccagacgcctgggtcccctcctgaactcctgggtccctcctggacacctgggtcccctcctgaactcctgggtccctcccgaactcctgggtcccctcctgaactcccgggtccctcccgaactcctgggtcccctcctgaactcccgggtccctcccggacgcctgggtcccctcctgaactcccgggtccctcccggacgcctgggtcccctcctgaactcccgggtccctcccggacgcctgggtcccctcctgaactcccgggtccctcccggacgcctgggtcccctcctgggtccctcccggacgcctgggtccctccgggGCGTGGGGCGCTGTGGGTGGGTTTCGTGGCTCCCAGCCCCCGTCCCGGGGGTGTCTGCGGGTCCCGCGGGCGCACTCACCCGATGAAGCACTGGGCGGCCGTGAGCACCCAGCCCTCGGCCACCAGGGCCCCCCCGCAGCGCGGCCGCCCCGCCAGCAGCAGCGTCACCGCCCAGGGCCAGGCCGGCCGGGGCGGGAACGGGGGGGACAGCGGGGGCCCCCCCTGCATCCCACAGCCTGCAGGGGAAACAGGGTCACACGGggcgcctgggtcccccccgaacgcctgggtcccctcccgaactcctgggtcccccccccatGAACTCCTGGGTTCTCCCCCcatgaactcctgggtcccccctcccgatctcctgggtcccccctccctgaACGCCTGGATCccccccccgaacgcctgggggtcccccccaccccgaactcctgggtcccccgcccccccgaactcctgggtcccccagcTCACCCAGGCACAGCCCGtcctccagcccagcagggggcgcctccctggggctgggcgGGAAGGCGGCAGGCGGGAGGTGGCGCCGCAGCCACCGCGCGTGGGCCGGGAGCCCCGTGGCTACAGCCGGCCCCCCCGCGCGGGCACAGCCCGCCGAGAACGACAGGACCCCGGCCTGGACCCACCGACCGCCGGACAGACACACAACCGGGCCCCCCGAGTCTGCCTGGGGGACACAGCCATGGAGACACCATGGAGACACCATGGAGACACCATGGAGACACCATGGAGCGTCTACAAACCCCATAGAGACACTATAGAATGTCTACAAACCCCATAGAGACACCATAGACACTATAGAGCGTCTACAAACACCATAGAGACACTACAGAGCACCTACAAACCCCATAGAGACATCATAGAGACACTACAGAGCGTCTACAAACCCCATAGAGACACCATAGACACTATAGAGCGTCTACAAACACCATAGAGACACCATAGAGACGCTACAGAGACACTATAGAGAGTCTACAAACCCCATAGAGACACCATATAGCATCTACAGGTACCATAGAGACACTTAGAGACACCATGGAGACCCCTACGGACCCCACCGAGATCACATACAGACCCACATACATAAAACAGCCCCCCCCTGAGTCTGCCTGGGGGGTACAGAGCACCTATAGACACCTATAAAGCCCTGTGTATCCATATAGAGCTCTATAGAGCCCCATAGACCAGCCCCAGTGCCCCCAAGTCCACCTGGCACCCCCATAGGGCCCATAGCCCCTCTATGGATTCTGTAGGGGGCTCTATGCATTCTACAGGATCTGTAGGTGAGCCTATGGATTCTGTGGCATCTATAGGGTGTTCTATAGGTCCCTGACAGGCCCCATGCCCCTCCTGTCCGCCCACACTCACCACCCAGTGCCCCGAACCCCCATAACGCCCACACCCCCCATATCCCTATGGGGGTTCCCTGGGGTCTATAGGTGCGTATGTGGTTCTATAGGTACCTGGCAGGCCCCGTGCCCCTCGGTGCCCCCCGCGCACACCATGCCGCGCCGGGCCGGCCGCTCCAGCTCGCGCCGCCGCAGGGTCCCGTGCAGACAGTTACAGGTCGGGGGgctcagcagggacagcgccaCCTGCTGGAGGGGGGACCCCGCGGGCAGGGACACTGCGGGGGGACATGGACAATGGGGTGTGGGATAatgaggacaatggggacaatgggacagggagacatggggacagggggacaatgaggacaatGGGGACGGGGGAaaatgggacaatgggggcaatgggagAGGGGACGGGGGGGaaaatgggacaatggggacaatgggacaatgagAAAGGGGACGGGGGAAAATGgaacaatggggacaatgggacaatgagACAATAGGGACAATGAGACAACAGGGACAATGAGACAACAGGGACAATGAGACAATGGGAACAATGGGCCATGGGGGCCATGTCCCCCACCAagaggacccaggcatccgggtgcCCCTCACCGTTCTCGGCCACGTGTCCCCAGCCGGTGACCCAGCAGGTGGTGCCGTACGGGAGGGCGTGGCCGGGGCGGGGCAGGCACACGGGGGCCACGCCCGAGCCCGGCCCCGCCCACAGCGGCTCAGCCAATCGCAGCAGGGCCAGGTCGTGACCGCCAGCCACGCCCCGGAAACCAGGGTGAACCAAGATGGCCGACAGCGCCCGCTGCTGCCCGCTGACCTCATCGCTGACGTCATCGCCATCGGCCAATCGGAGCTGCCCGGCCACCACCTGCCACGCCCGCAGCTCCGCCCGGGGgcctgaggggctggggggggaagggggacaatgggggagggggggacgAGGAGGGACGGGGTGACAATGGGGAGGGGATGACAATGGGGGTCTGGGTGTTTCAGGGGGGCTCAGGGGGGCCTAACAGGGGTCTACGTGGCCCAATAAGGTTTTAGGTGGCCCAGTAGGGTTCTGGGTGGTCCAACCAGGTTCTAGGTCGCCCAAGGGGGTTCAAGGGATCCCAGTGATGCTCTAGGTAGCCCAATAAGGTCCTAGGTGGCCCAAAGAGGGTCTGGTGGCCCAAAGAGGGTCTAGGGAGTCCAGTGAGGGTCTGGGTGGCCCAAGGGGGCTCTAGGGAGCCAAATGACATTATAGGTGGCCCAGTGATGCTCTAGGTGGCCCAGGGGGGTTCCCGGGCTCTCCCAGGACCCCAGGGGGTTCCCCAGCCCCCCCTAAACCCCCAGACTCACCCTATGAAGCAGTGAGCGGCCGACAGGACCCATTGGGGGGCGACCAGGGTCCCCCCGCAGAAGTGCTGCCCCCGCAGCTGCAGACTCACCTGCCACGGCCACTGCCCGGCCCTGGCGGCCGAGCCCCCGACCACGCGGCCCCGCTCGCGCTGCCGCCCGCACTCCAGCCCTGCCAACGCACCCgcacgcctgggtccatcccccCAGGACACCTGGGTTCCCctccccggatgcctgggtccctttggagAGggtccccggacgcctgggttccccccgcacgcctgggtccatcccccCAAAAACCTGGGACCCCCCCGGGACACCTGGGTTCCCctccccggatgcctgggtccctttggagAGGatcccccgaacgcctgggtccccttagGGGAGGGGGTcccccagacgcctgggtccgttGCTCCTCCCCCTCCCATTTCAACCGTCCTGGGGGTTGTTGCGACAGCAGGAAGGGGATTGCAACAGCGGGGGGTGGGGGAtggggtccctcccggacgcctgggtcccctcctgaactcctgggtcccccgggactcctgggtccccccggactGGCAGTGGGAGGAGCCATGGGGCTGCTCATGAATATGCAGAGGCTCATTTGCATGTTTCTCACCTGGGGGAGCCTCCCCAGCTGGAATTTCAGCGTCTGTGGGGAAAATTAATGCATAAAAATGGTGGTGGCAGAACCTGGGAgccccccccgctccccaccgagggacccaggcgtccaggaagggacccaggcgtccaggaagggacccaggcgtccgggaagggacccaggcgtccgggaagggacccaggcgtccggggttCATTTTTGGGGGCGATGACCTCAGGATTTTGGGGGGTGGTGACGCCATTGCCCCTTCCGGTCTGACTGGTCCAGCGGGCACCtcgcccggatgcctgggtcccttccggcgccggacgcctgggtcccctggggggTCACcctgcccccccctcccccacccgtgtcccccccactcacggagcagcagcagcagcaggagggcagggccggggggggcggggctcCGCAtgggggggcctggggggggacacaaggggttgggggtcaatgggggtctgggggggtcattgggggtctatggggggggATCTGGGGGTCTACGGGGGGTCATTGGGGGTCTCTGGGGGGTCATTGGGGGTCTCTGGGGGGGGATCTGGGGGTCTATGTGGGTCTGGGGGTATattgggggtctatggggggatctgggggtctatgtggggtctggggggtctctgggggggtccctgtgggtctgtgggggtcattgggggtctatggggggtccctgggggtctATGTGGGGTCATTGGGGGTCTCTGTGGGACTGGGGGTACATTGGGGATCTATGGGGGGGATCTGGGGGTCTATGTGGGTCTGGGGGTACactgggggtctatgggggggaTCTGGGGGTCTAGGGGGGTCATTGAGGGTCTATGGGGGTGAGTCTGGGGGTCTATGTGGGTCTGGGGGTACATGGGGGGGTCTCTGGGGGGTCCCTGTGGGTCTGTGGGGGGTCattgggggtctatgggggggatttggggggtctatgggggtctggGGGTACACGGGGGGTctctgggggggtccctgtgggtCTAAGGGGGGCCTGGAGGGTCCGGAGCGGTCCTGGGGGTCTCCTCGGGGGTCCCCATGGGTACCtgcgtgtccgtgtgtccgtgtccgtgtgtccgtgtgtccgtgtgtccgtgtgtccgtgtgtccctgACCgcgtccccgtgtgtccccggTCGCTGCCGCCGCCTCGTCTGCCCGGCGTGGGCCCCGCGGCCGCTTTTTAACCCCTCGGCcccgcccggacgcctgggtcccttcctcTGTGGGTTCCCCCCTCAGCGTGCACTACAGTTCCCAGCGGCAGGGAGGGACGCGGCGGCCGGCCAATCAGCGCGCGGGCCGCCTCAGCGAGGGCGGGAGGTGCGGCGGGCGCAGAGGCCAATCAGCGCGCGGGGCGCCTCAGGGCGGGCGGGGCAGTGGGAGGAGCGGCAGGAGGTTTGGCCCAATCGGCGTgcgcggcggggggggggggggcggaccAATGGGAAGGGCGGCGATGGCGGCGCGCGCGGCGGTGTGCCTGGCCGGGCTGGCGCTGTCGCTGTACGCGCTGCACGTGGAGCGGGAGCACGCGCGGGACCCCGGATACCGCGCCGCGTGCGACCTGGCGCCCGCCGTGTCCTGCACGCGCGTGTTCGGCTCCCGGTAACcgggaaaggggggggggaagaaggggggggaaaaCGGCGGGGGCGGGAACCGGCGCGCGGGTAAACAGCGCcacgcggcgcggggggcggggcttTGGCGGCGGCCAATGGCGTGCGGCCGAGCGGGGGGGCGAGACTTCGCGGCGGCCAATGGCGGGAGGAGCGGGGGGAGGGCTTTGGGCGCTAAGGGGGCGGGGCTTGGGGCGTGGTCATGCGCGCCCGCATCGGCAGGTGGGGGCGTGGCCACACTCAATGTATGGGCATGGTGGGCGTGTCTCGGCAGGTGGGGGCGTGGCCTCGGGCTGGTGCAGCCGCTGCTGGGTCCCGACAGCGTGGCCAACGTTCCCAACGGCGCCATCGGGGTCGCGTTCTacctgctgcaggggctgctgggTACGGGCCCCggggcactgggggcactggagggcactgggagcactggagggcgctggggtcactgggagcactggagggcgctgggggcactggaggcactgggagcactggagggcactgggggcactggagggcgctgggagcactgggagcactggagggcgctgggggcactggaggcactgggggcactggagggcactgggagcactggagggcgctggggtcactgggagcactggagggcgctgggggcactggaggcactgggagcactggagggcgctgggggcactggaggcactgggggcactggagggcgctgggagcactgggggcactgggagcactggggggcactgggagcactggggtcaccctggggacactgggggacccTGGGAGCACTGGACGGGCACTAGAGGGCACTGGGAGGGCACTGGGAatgctggggacaccctggggacactgtgggacCCTGTGAACCCATCTCAGAGACACTgggggggggcactggggacccCTTAGGGACACTgcggggggcactggggacacgctggggacactggaggaccctgggagcactg contains:
- the LOC135576929 gene encoding collagen alpha-2(I) chain-like isoform X2, which produces MRSPAPPGPALLLLLLLHAEIPAGEAPPGLECGRQRERGRVVGGSAARAGQWPWQVSLQLRGQHFCGGTLVAPQWVLSAAHCFIGPSGPRAELRAWQVVAGQLRLADGDDVSDEVSGQQRALSAILVHPGFRGVAGGHDLALLRLAEPLWAGPGSGVAPVCLPRPGHALPYGTTCWVTGWGHVAENVSLPAGSPLQQVALSLLSPPTCNCLHGTLRRRELERPARRGMVCAGGTEGHGACQADSGGPVVCLSGGRWVQAGVLSFSAGCARAGGPAVATGLPAHARWLRRHLPPAAFPPSPREAPPAGLEDGLCLGCGMQGGPPLSPPFPPRPAWPWAVTLLLAGRPRCGGALVAEGWVLTAAQCFIGRRRGPPCSAWSGGSGSCWGWPAGGAAGPRAPPSSQPPPNTSAGFWGSPGRPISARPPPTPARKRRKRRTGGTPTSGGTPTAGRSLETGGTPQQWGTQASGRALEPRGTQASGRTAILQGTQASGRALEPRGTQASGRTAILQGTQASGRALEPRGTQASGRTAILQRTQASGGTQASGGTLKSQSSPGPLRTQASGGTQASRRTTILQGIPGSLRTQASRGTQASGSTPILQGTQASGGTQASWSTPKPMRTQVSGENPTPQGTQASGSTLKLQGTVAAGRTQAAGGTLPPGARPSSPRTPTLGGTLNPGRTQASGRGLRCPGGTQVSWNALSRPDPHFFGGGGGRSSEQ
- the LOC135576929 gene encoding serine protease 53-like isoform X1; translated protein: MRSPAPPGPALLLLLLLHAEIPAGEAPPGLECGRQRERGRVVGGSAARAGQWPWQVSLQLRGQHFCGGTLVAPQWVLSAAHCFIGPSGPRAELRAWQVVAGQLRLADGDDVSDEVSGQQRALSAILVHPGFRGVAGGHDLALLRLAEPLWAGPGSGVAPVCLPRPGHALPYGTTCWVTGWGHVAENVSLPAGSPLQQVALSLLSPPTCNCLHGTLRRRELERPARRGMVCAGGTEGHGACQADSGGPVVCLSGGRWVQAGVLSFSAGCARAGGPAVATGLPAHARWLRRHLPPAAFPPSPREAPPAGLEDGLCLGCGMQGGPPLSPPFPPRPAWPWAVTLLLAGRPRCGGALVAEGWVLTAAQCFIGAQDPQGWQVVAAGGAARAGSRLQLHGAFVGAGQGHDLALLRLQRPLQLGRSLRPLCLPYGDHRPPPGTRCWTLLGTRGPWVPEQLLSVEVTMAKSCGDAGDTEGATTHPDTVCVAGPESDSACQAPPGSPLFCLERGVWFLLGVAGGGGCGAQGPPKFTAAPQYERWILGVTREAYFSQTPPDPREEEEEEEDGGDPDIWGDPDSWEEPGDWGDTPTMGDPGVRESPGTTRDPGVRENSNTTGDPGVRESPGTTRDPGVRENSNTTGDPGVRESPGTTRDPGVRENSNTAEDPGVRGDPGVRGNPEITEQPRTTEDPGVRGNPGIQEDHNTTGDPRITADPGVQGDPGVREHPNTTGDPGIRGDPGLLEHPKANEDPGVRGKPHPTGDPGIREHPETTGDRGGREDPGGRGDPATWRQAQLPEDPDTWGDPESWEDPGIREGTQVSGGDPGVLECFVQA
- the LOC135576929 gene encoding serine protease 53-like isoform X3, which produces MRSPAPPGPALLLLLLLHAEIPAGEAPPVSLPAGSPLQQVALSLLSPPTCNCLHGTLRRRELERPARRGMVCAGGTEGHGACQADSGGPVVCLSGGRWVQAGVLSFSAGCARAGGPAVATGLPAHARWLRRHLPPAAFPPSPREAPPAGLEDGLCLGCGMQGGPPLSPPFPPRPAWPWAVTLLLAGRPRCGGALVAEGWVLTAAQCFIGAQDPQGWQVVAAGGAARAGSRLQLHGAFVGAGQGHDLALLRLQRPLQLGRSLRPLCLPYGDHRPPPGTRCWTLLGTRGPWVPEQLLSVEVTMAKSCGDAGDTEGATTHPDTVCVAGPESDSACQAPPGSPLFCLERGVWFLLGVAGGGGCGAQGPPKFTAAPQYERWILGVTREAYFSQTPPDPREEEEEEEDGGDPDIWGDPDSWEEPGDWGDTPTMGDPGVRESPGTTRDPGVRENSNTTGDPGVRESPGTTRDPGVRENSNTTGDPGVRESPGTTRDPGVRENSNTAEDPGVRGDPGVRGNPEITEQPRTTEDPGVRGNPGIQEDHNTTGDPRITADPGVQGDPGVREHPNTTGDPGIRGDPGLLEHPKANEDPGVRGKPHPTGDPGIREHPETTGDRGGREDPGGRGDPATWRQAQLPEDPDTWGDPESWEDPGIREGTQVSGGDPGVLECFVQA
- the LOC135576937 gene encoding vitamin K epoxide reductase complex subunit 1-like, with protein sequence MGRAAMAARAAVCLAGLALSLYALHVEREHARDPGYRAACDLAPAVSCTRVFGSRWGRGLGLVQPLLGPDSVANVPNGAIGVAFYLLQGLLGPARGRAVTLALLGSSAAALAASLWLAGVLALVLRDLCLVCLATYVLNALLLVLNLKRLRKHKTA